In Primulina eburnea isolate SZY01 chromosome 5, ASM2296580v1, whole genome shotgun sequence, a single window of DNA contains:
- the LOC140832879 gene encoding chlorophyll a-b binding protein 7, chloroplastic — protein sequence MAVSFIPTSSTTLLRRPPPRLRSENHVPFSRIKASWQEVAGVMVFSAIPFTAVKAIANSPLGEALHRQMEQKKKLYVENSSKFKALAEKAREDSVWYGDDRPRWLGPISYEYPAHLTGELPGDYGFDIAGLSQDPVALQKYFNFEVLHARWAMLAALGVIIPEILDLLGAFQFVEPVWWRVGYSKLKGDTLDYLGIPGLHVAGSQGVVIIAICQALLMVGPEYARYCGIEALEPLGIYLPGDINYPGGILFDPLNLSKDPFAFEDLKVKEIKNGRLAMVAWLGFYAQAAVTGKGPVQNLLDHISDPFQNNLISTLKSLVT from the exons ATGGCCGTCTCCTTTATTCCGACATCGTCCACCACACTCCTCCGCCGTCCTCCGCCGCGGCTCCGTTCGGAAAATCATGTACCCTTTTCGCGCATTAAAGCATCATGGCAGGAG GTTGCTGGCGTTATGGTTTTCTCGGCGATTCCATTCACAGCTGTGAAAGCGATTGCCAACAGTCCTCTCGGGGAGGCACTCCACAGGCAGATGGAGCAGAAGAAGAAGCTTTATGTAGAAAATTCTTCCAAGTTTAAGGCACTTGCGGAAAAGGCAAGAGAGGATAG TGTGTGGTATGGTGACGATCGTCCTCGCTGGCTCGGTCCCATATCATATGAGTATCCTGCCCATCTCACTGGTGAACTACCTGGGGACTATGGTTTTGATATTGCAGGTTTGAGCCAGGATCCTGTGGCCTTGCAGAAATATTTCAA TTTTGAGGTACTCCATGCTAGGTGGGCTATGCTTGCTGCCCTTGGTGTTATCATTCCAGAAATATTGGACCTTTTAGGAGCGTTCCAATTTGTTGAACCTGTTTGGTGGCGAGTGGGCTATTCGAAGCTTAAG GGTGATACACTAGACTACCTCGGCATCCCAGGTCTTCATGTCGCTGGAAGTCAAGGAGTGGTCATCATCGCGATCTGTCAAGCCCTTCTAATG GTTGGACCAGAATATGCACGATATTGTGGTATTGAGGCTCTTGAGCCTTTGGGAATTTATTTGCCTGGAGACATTAATTATCCCGGAGGCATATTATTCGACCCCTTGAATCTTTCTAAGGATCCATTTGCTTTCGAGGACCTGAAGGTGAAAGAGATCAAGAATGGACGCTTAGCTATGGTTGCCTGGTTAGGTTTTTATGCTCAGGCAGCTGTGACAGGTAAAGGTCCTGTACAGAATCTTCTTGATCACATCTCAGATCCCTTCCAGAATAACTTGATTTCAACTCTGAAATCTCTTgtgacataa
- the LOC140832880 gene encoding large ribosomal subunit protein uL29 has product MARIKVHELRQKSKADLLAQLKDLKAELALLRVAKVTGGAPNKLSKIKVVRLSIAQVLTVISQKQKAALREVYKNKKYLPLDLRPKKTRAIRRRLTKHQASLKTEKQKKKEMYFPIRKYAIKV; this is encoded by the exons ATGG CTCGTATCAAGGTGCACGAGCTTCGGCAGAAGAGCAAGGCGGATCTGTTGGCGCAGCTGAAAGATTTGAAGGCGGAGCTTGCCCTGCTGCGCGTCGCGAAGGTGACTGGAGGCGCTCCGAACAAGCTCTCTAAAATCAAGGTGGTGAGGCTCTCCATTGCGCAGGTGCTGACCGTGATATCGCAGAAGCAGAAGGCTGCTCTGAGGGAAGTATACAAGAACAAAAAGTATTTGCCTCTTGATCTCCGTCCCAAAAAAACACGTGCCATCCGCCGCCGTCTCACCAAGCACCAG GCATCATTAAAGACGGAGAAACAGAAGAAGAAAGAAATGTACTTCCCGATCAGAAAGTATGCAATCAAAGTCTAA